One window from the genome of Aricia agestis chromosome 6, ilAriAges1.1, whole genome shotgun sequence encodes:
- the LOC121727908 gene encoding F-box/LRR-repeat protein 14: MSAWTEEVLSWHEERLGLTELPTTTRRKNRTAPYRIHRPHLSTSHVPEPVPEPQGTHISRLYPELLALIFEKLPVRDKGRAAQVCRTWRDAADRRSVWRGVEAALHLRRPAPVLFASLARRGVRKLQVLSLRRGLRDAVASLPGLESLSLSGCYSVTDAALASAFASELPALKRLDLSLCKQVTDSSLGRIAQSLKNLEELELGGCCNVTDTGLLLIAWGLRKLRRLNLRSCWHVNDDGIAHLCGGGEARGTPELEYLGLQDCQRLTDEALKHAATGLPKLKSINLSFCVAVTDAGLRHLAKLPLLEDVNLRACDGVSDAGVAHIAESGRLRSLDVSFCDKVGDEALLHATLGLSGLRSLSLSACRLTDEGLERVARLSQLETLNIGQCTRVTDRGLRALGEGLQNLKAIDLYGCTCITPQGLDHIVKLPRLSVLNLGLWHVR, translated from the coding sequence ATGAGTGCGTGGACGGAGGAAGTGTTATCCTGGCATGAGGAGCGCCTCGGTCTCACCGAATTGCCGACTACGACGAGACGGAAAAACCGAACCGCTCCGTATAGAATACACAGACCGCATCTGTCTACGTCTCACGTGCCCGAACCCGTCCCGGAGCCTCAGGGAACGCACATTTCTAGGCTATATCCGGAACTTCTAGctttaatatttgaaaaattaccAGTGCGTGACAAGGGGCGGGCGGCCCAGGTCTGCCGCACTTGGAGAGATGCAGCCGACCGTAGATCGGTTTGGCGCGGAGTCGAAGCGGCGCTACATTTGAGAAGACCGGCGCCGGTCCTGTTCGCTTCATTAGCTAGAAGAGGGGTGCGGAAGCTGCAGGTGCTATCTCTGAGACGAGGCTTGAGAGATGCCGTCGCGTCACTGCCGGGACTCGAGTCACTATCGTTGAGCGGCTGTTACAGTGTAACAGATGCAGCCCTGGCTAGTGCATTCGCTTCCGAACTTCCAGCTCTCAAAAGACTAGATTTATCACTATGCAAACAAGTAACCGATTCATCTCTAGGAAGAATAGCTcaatcactcaaaaatctggaAGAATTGGAGCTCGGCGGCTGTTGCAATGTGACCGACACTGGTCTTTTGTTGATAGCGTGGGGGTTGAGAAAACTGCGTCGACTAAACTTGAGATCCTGTTGGCATGTAAACGACGACGGAATAGCTCACCTGTGTGGAGGAGGAGAAGCGAGAGGAACTCCAGAATTAGAATATTTAGGCCTCCAAGATTGCCAAAGGCTCACGGACGAAGCCCTAAAGCATGCAGCTACCGGTCTTCCTAAACTCAAATCCATTAACCTTTCCTTCTGCGTCGCCGTCACAGATGCGGGTCTAAGGCATTTAGCAAAACTTCCACTCTTAGAAGATGTCAATTTGAGGGCGTGCGATGGCGTATCAGATGCTGGTGTAGCACATATAGCCGAGAGCGGAAGGTTGAGGTCGTTGGATGTATCATTCTGCGACAAAGTAGGCGACGAAGCTCTTCTCCACGCCACTTTGGGCTTATCGGGTCTACGGTCGCTATCACTCAGTGCTTGCCGGCTAACCGACGAAGGTTTAGAGAGGGTAGCCAGGCTGTCGCAGCTAGAAACACTCAATATAGGCCAATGTACGCGGGTCACGGATAGAGGATTGCGTGCGTTGGGCGAGGGCTTGCAGAATCTAAAGGCAATAGACCTATACGGATGTACGTGTATAACCCCGCAGGGCTTGGACCATATCGTGAAGTTGCCACGGCTGAGTGTGCTCAACCTCGGCCTGTGGCATGTGCGGTGA
- the LOC121727709 gene encoding uncharacterized protein LOC121727709, with protein sequence MLKYLVFFFVFRVCMLASVGNFDNPFVEINADDSEGIGGDIINGDFYQTVKSYYCKSTSTANQELLVYGSSAWTFPLQDVNLTLQYPPSNGQTESDEEYTITELRVMLYMEGHNSRGYITKGGLMQNNIGMTFIVGNVTRLSYHFWLYGVPDLPSSATENYNAMHHQMC encoded by the exons atgttaaaatatttggtTTTCTTTTTTGTCTTTCGCGTGTGCATGTTGGCTAGTGTTGGGAACTTTGACAATCCGTTTGTCGAGATTAACGCTGATGATAGTGAGGGGATAGGTGGTGATATCATCAATGGGGATTTCTACCAAACTGTCAAAAGTTACTACTGTAAATCTACGAGCACTGCCA ACCAGGAGCTCCTAGTGTATGGTTCAAGTGCCTGGACCTTCCCACTTCAAGATGTCAATCTCACGTTGCAGTATCCACCGAGTAAC GGTCAGACAGAATCGGACGAAGAGTACACGATAACGGAGCTGCGGGTGATGCTGTACATGGAAGGGCACAACAGCCGCGGGTACATCACTAAAGGGGGGTTGATGCAG AACAACATAGGCATGACATTCATAGTGGGCAACGTGACGCGGCTGTCCTACCACTTCTGGCTGTATGGGGTGCCGGATCTACCGTCCTCAGCCACGGAGAACTACAACGCTATGCACCATCAGATGTGCTGA